The Deltaproteobacteria bacterium genome has a window encoding:
- a CDS encoding AAA family ATPase: protein MQIKRLELLGFKSFVDPTVVEFDRPLVGVVGPNGCGKSNIVDAIRWVMGEMSAKSLRGRAMEDVIFNGSESRPPVGMAEVTLTFSTEDGLVPPQYAGFTEISITRRLFRDGESEYLINKVPARLRDIVDLFLGTGVGHRAYSVIEQGKIDFAINAKPEDRRYLIEEVAGISKFKARKEAALRKMEGTEQNLLRLKDILVEVTRQINSLDRQVKKAEKYRQLKEEHKQLDLKLSAALHRESSKEVAELGTLLEEWTQKESEAQGNLQTIEMGREKERLSQIEKERELSELQERTFEASSRYKLLQTQQDFHERERKRLEEEKKESLENLKVGENLQGKVEEIQNQLSSLRSLSTNLKEELERVKTEIVSKKEKKENLDKELLVRREELSLKRSHLMSLIDLERNFEGYQEGVRTILKAKKQGEMQGQGVLGVVADVVESPPEYELAVSAALGEKLQYVIVKSHDEGVEAVSYLKTQASGRSSFITLDIRESEPKPFPYKDEGVIGPLLDLVRLRSDYSKIGTYLLGDVILVKSLEKALSLWRSNGHHKTLVTPEGEVVDPYGIVSGGSAGLPGKLLLEKKREIKELKGRVAVLEEEISLIEDSASQYEGSLSELGLLMEDLKKREFQEDLEKISLEKECDGLKKELDRLQREQEKIRLIEEKMTALSSEKEAAVLEMSALQKMLEELALKNEKAKGDYEAISLELGKKETALRDLRKSYDLARSHTGDLRVTLSRQESDLRHLESQIFERYGLALREVASEFQEGENFDRVLEEQRLEELKQRLDKIGDVNLGAIPEYEELKGREEFLKKQIQDLEEAIGGLKKAITKINETTRRRFEETFDLVNEKFQVLFPRLFHGGRAELRLTDGNEGVQRGVELLVQPPGKKLSHIGLLSGGEKALSAIAFIFSLFLIKPSPFCILDEVDAPLDDLNVSRFHILLSEMLPRSQFILITHNRRTMEQCHLLYGVTMEEAGISKIVSVKLAENLPLAS, encoded by the coding sequence ATGCAGATCAAAAGATTAGAACTGCTGGGCTTCAAGTCCTTTGTCGATCCTACCGTTGTCGAATTTGACCGTCCTTTGGTCGGGGTTGTTGGTCCCAATGGGTGTGGAAAATCGAACATTGTCGATGCGATTCGCTGGGTCATGGGGGAGATGAGTGCGAAGAGCCTGCGTGGTCGTGCGATGGAGGATGTCATCTTCAACGGTTCTGAGTCACGCCCACCGGTTGGGATGGCAGAGGTGACGCTGACCTTTTCCACCGAAGATGGGCTTGTCCCTCCCCAGTATGCCGGATTTACAGAAATTTCGATTACACGCCGGCTCTTTCGTGATGGAGAGAGCGAATATCTGATCAACAAGGTCCCTGCGAGACTTCGTGACATCGTCGATCTCTTTCTCGGGACTGGTGTGGGACATCGCGCCTATTCGGTGATCGAACAAGGGAAGATCGATTTTGCGATCAACGCAAAACCGGAGGACCGTCGTTATCTGATTGAAGAGGTTGCAGGCATTTCCAAGTTCAAGGCGAGGAAAGAGGCGGCGCTTCGGAAGATGGAAGGGACAGAACAGAACCTTCTGAGGCTGAAAGATATCTTGGTCGAGGTGACCCGTCAGATCAACTCCCTGGACCGTCAGGTGAAGAAGGCTGAAAAATATCGGCAGTTAAAAGAAGAACACAAGCAACTAGACCTTAAACTTTCTGCCGCTCTTCATCGGGAGTCTTCAAAAGAAGTGGCCGAACTGGGTACCCTTCTGGAGGAATGGACTCAGAAGGAGAGCGAGGCTCAGGGGAATTTGCAAACGATCGAAATGGGGAGGGAGAAGGAGCGCCTCAGTCAGATTGAAAAAGAGAGGGAGTTGTCTGAGTTACAGGAGCGGACATTTGAGGCCTCTAGCCGATACAAACTTCTTCAGACACAGCAGGATTTTCACGAGAGGGAGAGGAAGCGTCTCGAAGAGGAGAAAAAAGAGAGTCTTGAAAATTTGAAGGTGGGGGAAAATCTGCAGGGCAAGGTCGAAGAAATTCAGAATCAGCTTTCTTCCTTGCGAAGCCTGTCGACAAATTTGAAAGAGGAGCTTGAGAGGGTCAAGACGGAGATCGTTTCCAAAAAAGAAAAAAAGGAAAATCTTGATAAAGAACTTTTGGTTCGACGCGAGGAGCTGAGTCTCAAGCGATCGCACTTGATGTCTCTCATCGATCTTGAAAGAAATTTTGAGGGGTATCAGGAGGGGGTTAGGACGATTCTCAAGGCCAAGAAACAGGGGGAGATGCAGGGGCAGGGAGTTTTGGGTGTTGTTGCGGATGTTGTGGAGTCCCCTCCTGAATATGAGCTCGCTGTCAGTGCGGCATTGGGAGAAAAACTTCAGTATGTCATTGTGAAAAGCCATGATGAGGGGGTGGAGGCGGTTTCTTATCTGAAGACACAGGCCTCCGGTCGGAGCTCGTTTATTACCCTCGACATTCGGGAGTCAGAGCCAAAGCCGTTTCCTTACAAAGATGAAGGGGTTATTGGTCCGCTTCTTGATCTGGTTCGGCTTCGTTCCGATTACTCGAAGATCGGGACTTATCTCCTGGGGGATGTGATTCTTGTGAAAAGTCTGGAAAAGGCCCTTTCACTCTGGAGATCCAATGGTCATCACAAGACCCTCGTGACTCCCGAAGGAGAGGTTGTCGATCCGTATGGGATTGTCAGTGGTGGTTCGGCTGGATTGCCCGGGAAGCTTCTGTTGGAAAAGAAAAGGGAGATCAAGGAGCTGAAGGGAAGGGTCGCCGTTCTCGAGGAAGAGATCAGTTTGATCGAGGATAGTGCAAGTCAATACGAAGGATCGCTTTCCGAGCTCGGGCTTTTGATGGAGGATTTAAAAAAACGGGAATTTCAGGAAGATTTGGAAAAAATTTCTTTAGAGAAGGAATGCGATGGTTTGAAGAAAGAACTCGATCGCTTGCAGCGTGAACAGGAGAAGATTCGTCTTATTGAAGAAAAAATGACCGCCTTGTCTTCCGAAAAGGAAGCGGCTGTTTTGGAGATGTCAGCTCTCCAAAAGATGCTCGAAGAGCTTGCCTTGAAGAACGAGAAGGCGAAAGGTGATTATGAAGCGATCTCACTGGAGTTGGGGAAGAAAGAGACCGCTCTTCGGGATTTAAGGAAGTCGTATGATCTTGCCAGAAGTCATACGGGGGATTTGAGGGTGACTCTCTCGCGTCAGGAGTCTGATCTGCGGCACCTGGAGAGTCAGATTTTTGAGAGGTACGGACTTGCCTTAAGAGAGGTGGCTAGCGAATTTCAAGAAGGCGAGAATTTTGATCGTGTCTTGGAAGAACAACGTTTGGAGGAGCTCAAGCAGAGATTGGATAAGATAGGGGACGTGAATCTGGGGGCTATCCCAGAATACGAGGAGCTCAAAGGCAGGGAAGAATTCCTGAAAAAGCAGATTCAGGACCTGGAAGAGGCAATTGGTGGGCTCAAGAAGGCTATCACGAAGATTAATGAAACAACACGACGTCGGTTTGAGGAGACTTTTGATCTTGTGAACGAGAAATTCCAGGTCCTTTTCCCACGCCTTTTCCATGGCGGTCGTGCCGAGCTTCGATTGACCGACGGCAATGAGGGAGTTCAACGTGGAGTTGAACTTCTTGTGCAACCCCCTGGGAAAAAACTTTCTCATATCGGGCTGCTCTCAGGAGGAGAAAAGGCCCTTTCTGCGATCGCCTTTATCTTTTCCCTCTTTTTGATCAAGCCGTCTCCCTTTTGTATTCTGGATGAAGTCGACGCTCCTCTGGATGATCTGAATGTCAGTCGTTTTCATATCCTTTTGTCGGAAATGCTCCCGCGATCTCAATTTATTTTGATTACTCATAATCGAAGAACAATGGAGCAATGTCATCTCCTCTATGGGGTAACCATGGAAGAGGCTGGGATTTCTAAAATTGTTTCGGTGAAGCTTGCGGAAAATTTACCACTCGCCTCATAA